A DNA window from Paenibacillus andongensis contains the following coding sequences:
- a CDS encoding SPOR domain-containing protein has protein sequence MNKNKARITYRFDPQERSESTRRASRVPDQEEKVIPLYQEEFKVIDSTIDRHTSDEVTPYHQAEREQVEQIFEPHALNTFTTDFGSWNSQIESEGERVERIIRESQAARENPTVRNPSTERAEPTSDRHRDEWSTWTSKEPYTEAGTGARYAKSTSTPWIRIATSVAGAVVTGIAFGFFVLSMFSSDRDTKDTASSNHTITVASPNVQAAVPSKAPTGATKTTTDQASSLPASASAVTAVQIPAKSYTFLQNGVFSNLQGAQAIQDTLKKKGLATALDTTDKLTVFVGFAKNRDDALALREQVQTTDKTIEVYMKNMDIPAATGIRWSGSKPESVPTFISEGDKLVNTINGLALVHLAETKPTPLAETSLQSIRSSHQLLTTLSASLGEGLGDDTKSFVQKMTTSINSAVQSMEEYKKSPSTAMLWQAQSSMMQYIIAQRELLKKISVS, from the coding sequence ATGAATAAGAATAAAGCAAGAATAACCTACCGTTTCGATCCACAAGAAAGGTCGGAATCGACCCGTAGAGCATCGCGCGTACCTGATCAAGAGGAGAAAGTGATACCACTCTATCAGGAAGAGTTTAAGGTTATAGATTCTACGATTGACCGTCATACTTCGGATGAGGTGACTCCTTATCATCAAGCGGAGAGGGAGCAAGTCGAACAAATCTTTGAACCTCATGCTTTAAATACGTTCACGACGGATTTTGGAAGCTGGAACAGTCAGATTGAATCAGAAGGTGAGCGAGTGGAACGGATCATTCGTGAGTCACAGGCGGCCCGAGAGAATCCAACGGTAAGAAATCCGTCAACAGAGAGAGCTGAGCCTACTTCTGACCGACATCGGGATGAGTGGTCAACCTGGACGTCTAAGGAGCCGTATACGGAAGCGGGGACAGGTGCCAGATACGCGAAATCAACGAGTACTCCTTGGATTCGAATTGCTACATCAGTGGCAGGAGCGGTGGTGACGGGGATTGCGTTTGGATTCTTTGTTCTCTCCATGTTTTCAAGCGATCGTGATACCAAAGATACGGCATCGAGTAATCATACGATTACAGTTGCTTCACCTAATGTACAAGCAGCAGTTCCATCGAAAGCGCCAACAGGAGCAACTAAAACGACGACAGATCAAGCATCCTCCCTTCCTGCTTCAGCCTCAGCGGTCACAGCGGTTCAAATTCCTGCGAAATCCTATACTTTCCTTCAAAATGGTGTGTTTAGTAATTTACAGGGAGCTCAAGCTATCCAAGATACCTTGAAGAAGAAAGGACTAGCCACTGCGCTTGACACCACAGATAAGCTAACCGTATTCGTCGGATTTGCCAAAAACCGAGATGACGCTCTCGCTCTAAGAGAACAAGTGCAAACAACGGATAAAACCATTGAAGTTTATATGAAAAATATGGATATCCCTGCGGCCACAGGAATTCGTTGGAGCGGTTCAAAACCGGAGTCGGTTCCAACCTTCATTAGCGAAGGTGATAAACTGGTGAATACGATCAATGGATTGGCGCTTGTTCATTTGGCTGAGACGAAGCCAACCCCGCTGGCTGAAACATCGTTGCAATCGATTCGCTCTTCGCATCAGCTGCTTACGACATTGTCGGCCTCGCTAGGCGAGGGGCTAGGTGATGACACGAAGTCATTCGTGCAAAAAATGACAACGTCGATCAACAGTGCGGTTCAATCCATGGAAGAATACAAGAAGAGTCCTTCCACTGCTATGCTATGGCAAGCTCAATCGTCCATGATGCAGTACATTATTGCTCAGAGAGAGCTGCTAAAGAAAATCAGCGTATCTTAA
- a CDS encoding N-acetylmuramoyl-L-alanine amidase has product MTLLKRLILLSLFLTFAFPYQAFAYKVVLDAGHGGSDPGATGINGLLEKDVNWDITQKVRDELVAKGYEVVLTRTDDSYWSLAQRVEFTNAQKADLFVSIHANSHPDGKTKGTMVLYYDNDYPQEDYPASETMKKLTPYSKDLAQHVLDSLLAAAGTKNLGLIPSAVYVARMGTIPSILVETAFLNQTSDAALLASDSVRSKMAAGIADGIAAYTPPLFTDSLGHWAREAILRMKNKGIIEGIANRYEPDRALTRAEFLTLMDRVFTFSKLKAVCEPSGTVTSSVYGCQSAAEQSYIDLPSSHWANPVFAKAKNLNLLQGYSDGTIRPNQSITRGEVAFLFDRLLQMSSITTNSQPVPATESSASFNDVPEALWSAKAIYALRNKGIIDGITDTEFKPSQTITRAEIAAMLNRYYK; this is encoded by the coding sequence ATGACTCTACTTAAAAGACTTATCCTTTTATCCTTATTCCTTACATTTGCATTTCCTTATCAAGCCTTCGCTTACAAAGTTGTCCTCGATGCCGGACATGGTGGTAGTGATCCTGGAGCGACCGGTATAAACGGGTTGCTTGAAAAAGATGTCAATTGGGACATCACCCAGAAGGTACGGGACGAGCTCGTCGCAAAAGGTTACGAAGTCGTCTTAACAAGAACAGATGACTCCTATTGGTCACTTGCGCAGCGAGTCGAATTCACAAATGCTCAAAAAGCGGATTTATTCGTATCTATCCACGCCAATTCGCATCCGGACGGCAAAACGAAGGGAACTATGGTTCTCTACTACGACAATGATTATCCGCAAGAAGACTATCCAGCAAGTGAAACGATGAAAAAATTAACTCCGTATAGTAAAGACCTCGCACAGCATGTTTTGGATTCTCTACTAGCTGCAGCCGGCACCAAAAACTTAGGTCTCATTCCAAGTGCCGTTTATGTAGCCAGAATGGGAACAATTCCGAGTATTCTCGTGGAGACAGCCTTTCTTAACCAAACAAGCGACGCAGCTTTGCTTGCAAGTGACTCTGTTCGGTCTAAAATGGCTGCAGGTATTGCGGATGGTATTGCTGCCTACACACCGCCATTGTTCACAGATTCACTTGGTCATTGGGCCAGAGAAGCGATTTTGCGGATGAAAAATAAAGGGATCATCGAAGGCATAGCTAATCGTTATGAACCGGATCGTGCTTTAACAAGAGCGGAATTTCTCACATTAATGGATCGGGTATTTACATTCAGCAAGTTGAAAGCCGTCTGTGAGCCGAGCGGAACTGTGACATCCAGCGTTTATGGCTGCCAATCTGCCGCTGAGCAAAGTTACATAGACTTGCCGTCATCTCATTGGGCAAACCCTGTATTTGCCAAAGCCAAAAACTTAAACCTCTTACAGGGCTACTCCGATGGAACGATTAGACCCAATCAATCGATCACGCGAGGCGAAGTCGCTTTTCTTTTCGATCGCCTTTTGCAAATGTCGTCTATAACAACGAATAGCCAGCCCGTTCCGGCAACAGAGTCTTCCGCATCATTCAACGATGTACCTGAAGCATTATGGAGTGCTAAGGCCATTTATGCACTTAGAAATAAGGGCATCATTGATGGTATAACGGATACCGAATTTAAACCAAGTCAAACGATTACCCGTGCAGAGATTGCTGCCATGCTCAATCGCTACTACAAATAA
- a CDS encoding DUF4321 domain-containing protein → MKKGTFTLIVFLIVGLITGIIIGQLLAAVPALAFLTKSAQISWEPKADLQVVKYEFHLLVKLNLCSILGLVGAYLLYRKV, encoded by the coding sequence ATGAAAAAAGGTACCTTCACATTGATCGTATTTTTAATCGTCGGCTTAATTACCGGGATTATCATAGGCCAGCTGCTGGCTGCAGTGCCTGCTCTCGCATTTTTGACCAAATCGGCACAAATTTCATGGGAGCCCAAAGCTGATTTACAAGTCGTGAAATATGAGTTCCATCTTTTGGTGAAACTAAACCTGTGCAGTATTCTTGGATTAGTAGGGGCGTACCTCCTGTATCGTAAGGTGTAA
- a CDS encoding Maf family protein: MSHSPKQRLILASSSPRRQELIQSLGLPYIIRVSDADETVEEKISPSELVEVLSLRKASTVLEMLEASEKEGIIIGSDTVVVYQDEVLGKPVDEQDSFRMLKALQGSTHQVYSGVACVDAATGKQVVSHRVTHVKMKIMSDAQIHRYIATGEPKDKAGSYAIQGIGATIVESIEGDYFTVVGLPLSLLSDLLLSFEIQVL, from the coding sequence TTGAGTCATTCCCCTAAACAAAGACTTATTCTTGCTTCGTCTTCGCCGCGGAGGCAGGAACTCATTCAATCACTTGGTTTACCCTATATCATTCGAGTGAGTGACGCAGATGAGACCGTCGAAGAAAAAATATCGCCATCTGAACTCGTAGAAGTGCTCTCTTTGCGTAAAGCTTCAACTGTTCTAGAAATGCTTGAAGCTAGTGAAAAAGAAGGAATCATCATCGGATCGGACACCGTCGTTGTCTATCAAGATGAAGTTTTGGGTAAACCGGTGGATGAACAGGATTCTTTCCGGATGCTTAAAGCACTGCAAGGCAGTACGCATCAGGTTTATAGTGGAGTTGCTTGTGTGGACGCGGCTACAGGTAAGCAGGTTGTCTCTCATCGTGTGACTCATGTGAAGATGAAGATTATGTCTGACGCACAAATTCATCGTTATATCGCCACTGGAGAACCTAAGGATAAAGCAGGTTCCTATGCGATTCAAGGGATCGGAGCAACGATCGTGGAATCGATTGAAGGTGATTACTTTACCGTTGTTGGATTGCCGCTTTCTCTACTCAGTGATCTGCTGCTAAGCTTTGAAATTCAAGTTCTATAA
- a CDS encoding RrF2 family transcriptional regulator has translation MNSEFTIAVHSLVFLAHLPDHMATSEEIAANVSTHSARIRKVMGFLRKAGYVSTKEGIGGGFILSCNPDEVTLGEIYRLTCHGSLKPSWCSGDENKTCVISSKMDFLMGKVFIDAEKQMEIYFDGHTIGSMLEQIRAFECPQSNKEQLS, from the coding sequence ATGAACAGCGAATTTACAATAGCCGTCCACAGTCTCGTATTTCTGGCTCATTTGCCCGATCATATGGCAACCAGTGAAGAAATTGCTGCGAATGTATCCACCCATTCTGCTCGTATACGTAAAGTTATGGGCTTTCTACGAAAAGCAGGTTACGTTTCTACGAAAGAAGGGATCGGTGGCGGATTCATACTTAGCTGCAATCCGGACGAGGTGACACTCGGCGAAATTTACCGACTAACTTGTCATGGTTCCTTGAAACCGAGCTGGTGCTCTGGTGATGAGAATAAGACCTGCGTCATTTCATCTAAAATGGATTTTTTGATGGGGAAGGTTTTCATTGACGCAGAGAAGCAGATGGAAATATACTTTGATGGACATACCATCGGCAGTATGCTGGAACAAATCAGAGCATTCGAGTGTCCACAATCGAATAAAGAGCAATTGTCCTAG
- the radC gene encoding RadC family protein, giving the protein MEVTSLMLREVPQEERPRERMLQYGAGALSHAELLAILLRTGTVSESALRLAGRILSESGGLRSLVDMSKDQLTQIKGIGDAKALQIQAGIELGRRLAKSTFAERVIIRSPKDIADLVSEDLRYLQKEHFVCLFLNTKNHLLAQETLSMGSLNASIVHPREVFRAAIKRSSASIICVHNHPSGDPTPSPEDIQLTHRLMEAGTIIGIEVLDHVIIGDQRFISLKEQGFM; this is encoded by the coding sequence ATGGAAGTCACAAGCTTGATGCTACGAGAAGTACCACAGGAGGAAAGACCTAGAGAGCGAATGCTCCAATACGGAGCAGGTGCATTAAGTCATGCAGAACTCCTGGCCATTTTACTTCGAACAGGGACGGTGTCGGAGTCTGCGCTGAGGCTAGCAGGTCGTATATTAAGTGAAAGCGGCGGGCTGCGCAGCCTTGTTGACATGAGCAAAGACCAGCTTACCCAAATCAAAGGAATCGGCGATGCGAAGGCTTTGCAAATTCAAGCTGGGATCGAGCTTGGTCGAAGATTGGCCAAGAGTACATTTGCGGAGCGAGTTATTATTCGTTCTCCCAAGGATATTGCAGATTTAGTGAGTGAAGATCTTCGCTATTTGCAGAAGGAACATTTCGTTTGCTTATTTCTCAATACAAAGAACCATTTGCTTGCGCAGGAAACATTATCGATGGGCAGCCTCAACGCATCTATTGTTCATCCTCGCGAAGTGTTTCGTGCGGCAATCAAACGCAGCAGTGCTTCGATCATCTGTGTGCACAATCATCCAAGCGGTGATCCAACGCCAAGTCCGGAGGATATACAGCTCACTCATCGGCTAATGGAAGCGGGAACTATAATTGGTATTGAAGTGCTTGATCATGTTATCATTGGTGATCAGAGATTCATAAGTTTGAAGGAACAAGGCTTTATGTAA
- a CDS encoding rod shape-determining protein, giving the protein MFGGFTKDLGIDLGTANTLVYVKGRGIVVREPSVVALRTDTKTIEAVGDAAKKMIGRTPGNIRAIRPMKDGVIADFETTATMIRYFLRQAQKQRWLFARHPNVMVCVPSGITAVEKRAVEDATKQAGAREAYTIEEPFAAAIGADLPVWEPTGSMVVDIGGGTTEVAVISLGGIVTSRSIRIAGDEMDEAIIQYIKRTYNLMIGERTSETLKMEIGSALPMDEPESLEIRGRDLVSGLPKTLSVTSHEITESLTDTVNAIVDAVKVTLEKCPPELSADIMDRGIVLTGGGGLLRNLDRLLARETGMPVLVADNPLDCVAIGTGRALENIHLFKSRSGSSSRYKR; this is encoded by the coding sequence ATGTTCGGTGGTTTTACCAAAGATTTAGGAATTGATTTAGGTACAGCGAATACACTGGTTTATGTAAAAGGCAGAGGAATTGTCGTTAGGGAGCCGTCCGTGGTTGCTCTACGTACTGATACAAAAACAATCGAGGCTGTCGGAGATGCCGCTAAAAAAATGATCGGTCGTACACCAGGAAACATTCGCGCAATTCGTCCAATGAAGGATGGGGTAATTGCTGATTTTGAGACGACCGCTACGATGATTCGCTACTTCTTAAGACAAGCACAGAAGCAGCGTTGGTTATTCGCGCGCCACCCGAATGTCATGGTTTGTGTGCCTTCAGGCATCACAGCTGTTGAGAAGCGTGCTGTTGAGGATGCGACGAAACAGGCTGGAGCTCGCGAAGCTTACACCATTGAAGAGCCTTTCGCAGCAGCGATCGGTGCTGATCTTCCTGTCTGGGAACCAACAGGAAGCATGGTTGTCGACATTGGCGGGGGAACAACGGAGGTTGCTGTCATCTCGCTTGGAGGGATTGTAACAAGCCGTTCCATCCGTATCGCCGGCGATGAAATGGACGAAGCCATCATTCAATACATTAAACGAACGTATAATTTGATGATCGGGGAACGTACATCCGAAACGCTTAAGATGGAAATCGGATCGGCACTTCCAATGGACGAGCCGGAGTCCCTCGAAATACGAGGACGGGATCTTGTTTCCGGCTTACCCAAAACGCTAAGTGTTACATCGCATGAAATTACGGAATCATTAACGGACACAGTGAATGCGATCGTTGACGCTGTGAAGGTTACTCTCGAGAAATGCCCGCCTGAATTATCAGCGGATATTATGGATCGCGGAATTGTACTGACGGGTGGCGGCGGATTACTTCGTAATCTTGACCGACTGCTTGCCAGAGAAACCGGAATGCCAGTACTCGTTGCTGATAATCCGTTAGATTGTGTGGCGATTGGAACGGGTCGCGCATTGGAAAATATCCATTTGTTCAAGAGTAGATCAGGATCCAGTTCGAGATATAAGCGTTAA
- the mreC gene encoding rod shape-determining protein MreC — protein MFKFMGNKRLIFLMFGLVCFFILMGLTLGNRGPMTWPEKFVKDSVSWTQGLLYKPAAQVAGFFEDIRQLRVIYEENKTLKLTLTQYARDTQRLNELESQNKRLMEALGFTERQRQANVYTYRIAEVVTIDPDPYNSTVTINLGDKDGIKENMAVMTVDGLIGRVSKVFGFHSNVQLLTETNDTDNNSKAIAVTVKGNESQPFGMIESYDSKTGELVMNKVEHADDMKIGETIITSGMGQVFPKGIEVGTISSIGPGEFGITYKVMVKPKASFNRIREVFVVEVPEVK, from the coding sequence TTGTTTAAATTTATGGGCAACAAGAGGCTGATTTTTCTGATGTTCGGTCTAGTCTGCTTCTTTATATTGATGGGACTGACACTTGGGAACCGGGGACCTATGACATGGCCGGAGAAATTTGTCAAAGACTCGGTATCATGGACGCAAGGACTACTCTACAAGCCCGCTGCGCAGGTAGCGGGTTTCTTCGAAGATATCCGGCAGCTAAGAGTCATCTACGAGGAAAATAAGACGTTGAAACTGACGCTTACGCAGTATGCACGAGATACACAGCGTTTGAATGAGCTAGAATCACAAAACAAGCGATTAATGGAGGCCCTTGGCTTCACAGAAAGACAGCGTCAGGCTAACGTATATACGTATCGCATTGCTGAGGTCGTAACCATTGATCCGGATCCGTATAATAGCACGGTTACCATTAATTTAGGCGACAAAGATGGCATCAAGGAGAATATGGCCGTCATGACCGTAGATGGGTTGATCGGCAGGGTGAGTAAGGTGTTTGGTTTTCACTCTAATGTTCAATTACTCACGGAAACCAATGACACCGATAATAACTCTAAGGCTATTGCTGTCACTGTGAAGGGGAATGAGAGTCAACCCTTCGGTATGATCGAGTCTTATGACTCCAAAACAGGCGAGCTTGTGATGAACAAGGTTGAACATGCGGACGATATGAAGATCGGGGAAACGATCATTACATCCGGCATGGGGCAAGTATTTCCTAAGGGCATTGAGGTAGGGACAATCTCTTCCATAGGTCCAGGGGAATTCGGCATTACATACAAGGTTATGGTGAAGCCCAAAGCTTCGTTCAATCGTATCCGAGAAGTGTTTGTTGTCGAAGTCCCGGAAGTGAAATGA
- the mreD gene encoding rod shape-determining protein MreD, translating into MIRHLLWLILLGLFILQGTLLVWLIPSSWQSSVNVTPHLTLVFILFIGLFHHRHTALIYGLLFGLLHDFNYYGSMLGVYSFGMGLTGYLAGLAQRRQPNLIFYNLLITGVGLLLFEFINYGINRLFKLIDIDLKFALTHYMLPSVLFNLLIALICYVPIRKLLEGKRIVPSGNED; encoded by the coding sequence GTGATTCGACATCTATTGTGGCTCATTCTACTCGGTTTGTTTATCCTGCAAGGAACTTTGCTTGTTTGGCTGATCCCTTCATCATGGCAATCTAGCGTTAATGTTACACCCCATTTAACACTTGTTTTCATATTGTTTATCGGACTTTTTCATCATCGTCATACCGCATTAATTTATGGGCTTTTGTTCGGACTATTGCACGACTTTAACTATTATGGATCGATGCTAGGTGTATATTCCTTCGGTATGGGGCTTACTGGTTATTTGGCCGGACTGGCACAGCGAAGGCAGCCTAATTTGATTTTTTATAATTTACTCATAACTGGCGTTGGTTTGCTCTTGTTTGAGTTTATTAATTATGGAATTAATCGGTTGTTCAAGCTCATTGATATTGATTTGAAGTTTGCTCTCACCCACTACATGCTTCCGAGTGTTCTATTTAATCTGCTCATCGCCTTGATTTGCTACGTTCCTATCCGCAAGCTGCTTGAAGGAAAGCGGATTGTGCCGTCCGGAAACGAAGATTAA
- the minC gene encoding septum site-determining protein MinC, with protein sequence MSVTKHHVMIKGVKDGLVFLLNDACEWQDLLQELQHKLEKTHQQILTGPIIHVHVKLGSREATEEQKEEIRSVIRQKGNLLIQSIESESPKEEAAEESAVSMTTLKGMIRSGQTLHNEGDLLYLGDVNPGGTITSTGNIYIMGSLRGMAHAGVDGDENAIIAASHMRPTQLRIAGIISRPPDEWGIDEAFMEFAYVKEGKMEIDKLHQLHRIWPESNVK encoded by the coding sequence ATGTCCGTAACAAAGCACCATGTGATGATAAAAGGGGTCAAGGATGGCCTTGTTTTTTTGCTAAATGACGCATGCGAATGGCAAGATTTACTGCAAGAGCTGCAGCACAAGCTTGAGAAAACGCATCAACAAATATTGACTGGACCGATTATTCATGTGCACGTTAAATTAGGCAGCCGAGAAGCGACCGAAGAACAGAAGGAAGAAATTCGGTCCGTCATCCGGCAAAAAGGCAACCTGCTTATCCAATCGATCGAAAGTGAGTCGCCTAAAGAGGAAGCTGCAGAAGAGTCTGCGGTTTCTATGACAACGCTCAAAGGAATGATTCGGTCGGGACAAACCCTACACAACGAGGGTGATTTATTATATTTAGGCGATGTTAATCCTGGCGGAACCATTACCTCTACAGGGAACATTTATATAATGGGATCACTTCGCGGCATGGCGCATGCAGGGGTAGATGGCGATGAGAATGCGATTATTGCTGCTTCTCATATGCGTCCCACGCAGCTTAGGATTGCCGGAATTATTAGTCGTCCACCGGATGAATGGGGAATCGATGAGGCTTTCATGGAATTTGCCTATGTAAAAGAAGGTAAAATGGAAATCGATAAGCTGCACCAGCTTCATCGTATCTGGCCGGAATCGAATGTAAAATAA